GACCTTGCCCTTGATGTTCTCGCGCGGGATCGTGCCCTGGTACTGGTCGCCCAGGTGGTAGCGGGAGTCCGCGGAGTTGGTGCGGTTGTCGCCCATCATGAAGTAGTTGCCCTCCGGCACCGTGATCGGGCCGAAGTAGAAGCCGCCGCAGGCGTCGGAGCCGGTGGTCGGGTCCACCGGGTAGGCCGGCGGGTTGAGCGTGTACGAGCTGTCGATCTCCTTGCCGTCGACCATGATGCCTGGGTCGCCTTGGAGGCACTGGACGGTCTGCCCGCCCTTGGCCACGATGCGCTTGACTAGGTCGTTCTCGTCGGGGGCCACGAGACCCACCAGCGAACCCAGGTTCTGCAGGCCGCGGATGACGGTGTTGCTGCTGCGCTGGGAGGTGTAGCGCTCGTTCCAAGAGTCGGGCCCCTTGAACACCACGACGTCGCCCGGCTCCGGGTCGCCGAAGGTGTAGCTCAGCTTGTCCACGAAGATGCGGTCGCCGGTGCAGCCGGTGCAACCGTGCAGCGTCGGCTCCATCGACTGCGACGGGATCATGTAGACGCGGCCGACGAAGGTCTGCAGCACCATGATGATAACGAGCGTCAGCACGATCACCACGGGGATCTCCACGTACCAGGGCGCGGACTTCTCCTGGTTGTCGGTGCGCTTCTCCGGGTTTCCTAGCGGAGAGCCGTGCCGGGGCTGGTAGGGGCCCTGCGGCTGGGCGTCGTCATGGGGTTTCGCATTCACGTCGAACAACTCTAGCATTGAGCGTTCCCGGCGCCGGAAGGCCTGCGCCGAACCAGAAAAGAAAAAATCCCGGCCCGGCACCTCGCATAATGGAGGAAACCGGACCGGGACCTAGCTGGCGCCGTGGGCCAAGGCGAGCGCTTAGCGCTTCTCCTTGATCTTGGCGGCCTTACCACGCAGGTCGCGCAGGTAGTACAGCTTTGCACGACGGACATCGCCGCGGGTTGCAACCTCGATCTTCTCGATGTTCGGGGTGTGCACCGGGAAGGTACGCTCGACACCGATGCCGAAGGACACCTTGCGGACGGTGAAAGTCTCGCGGATGCCGTCGCCCTGGCGGCGAATGACAACGCCCTTGAACAGCTGGGTACGGGTCTTGTTACCCTCGATGACCTTGACGTACACGTTCAGGGTGTCGCCCGGGCGGAAATCAGGGATGTCGTTGCGCAGGGATGCTGCATCAACCTTGTCGAGAATGTTCATTAAGACAATCCTTACATTCAAAGGAAAGAGGACCCTGGCGGCACTTCCCACGACTGGGCGCTCGGCCGGTTCATATCCACTACAAATTCATCGCGACCACCCGGAGCCGCTGGCGGCCGGGTAGACAACCAGAGAATTATTACACGATCGGGGCATAAAAAACAAGTTGAGGTTTGCTTTTTCGCTTGTCGACGCCCACGGTACGCGTCGAAAAGCGAAAAACTGGGCGAAAGGCCTCCTTCGTGGCTACAATGCGAGACTGTCAATCCCCACGGGCACCCAAGGCATGGGCTGAGATCGCGCTGACGCCGCGCGAGCACCGTATGAACCTGTCTGGCTAGCACCAGCGAAGGAAGAGAGGATGCGTTAATGTCGCGTACCCCTGCCACGAATCTGTCCGTTTCCGAGATCCTCGCCCAGGAGGCTCGGGAAATCCACCCCAAGCACTCGTACGCGCCGATCGAGCGCGACGGCCTGGAGGTGCCGCAGACCCGCATCACCCTGGACGACTCCCCCACCGGCCCCAACGAGCCGGTGCACGTCTACCGCACCCGCGGGCCGGTGTGCGACCCGACCAAGGGCCTGCCGGGGCTGCGCTCAGAATGGATCGCCGAGCGCGGCGACGTCGAGTCCTACGCCGGGCGCGAGCGCAACCTGCTCGACGACGGCAAGCGCGCGATCAAGCGCGGCGAGGCCTCCCAGGAGTGGCAGGGCACCAAGCGCCCGGTGCTGCGCGCCAAGGACGGCGAGCGCGTGACCCAGCTGCACTACGCACGCAAGGGTGTGATCACCAAGGAGATGCAGTTCGTCGCGCTGCGCGAGAACATGGACCCGGAGTTCGTGCGCAGCGAGGTCGCCCGCGGCCGCGCCATCATCCCGA
This is a stretch of genomic DNA from Corynebacterium vitaeruminis DSM 20294. It encodes these proteins:
- the rplS gene encoding 50S ribosomal protein L19, with protein sequence MNILDKVDAASLRNDIPDFRPGDTLNVYVKVIEGNKTRTQLFKGVVIRRQGDGIRETFTVRKVSFGIGVERTFPVHTPNIEKIEVATRGDVRRAKLYYLRDLRGKAAKIKEKR
- the lepB gene encoding signal peptidase I; translation: MFDVNAKPHDDAQPQGPYQPRHGSPLGNPEKRTDNQEKSAPWYVEIPVVIVLTLVIIMVLQTFVGRVYMIPSQSMEPTLHGCTGCTGDRIFVDKLSYTFGDPEPGDVVVFKGPDSWNERYTSQRSSNTVIRGLQNLGSLVGLVAPDENDLVKRIVAKGGQTVQCLQGDPGIMVDGKEIDSSYTLNPPAYPVDPTTGSDACGGFYFGPITVPEGNYFMMGDNRTNSADSRYHLGDQYQGTIPRENIKGKVQFILFPLNRIGGVPHIDIQG